The sequence CATTCCCGAGGTCAGCCACGTCTTCAATTTCGACGTTCCCCACCACGCCGACGACTATGTCCACCGCATCGGCCGCACCGGCCGCGCTGGCCGCACCGGCACCGCGATCTCGATCGTGACGCCGCTCGACCAGAAGTCGATGGTGGCGATCGAGAAGCTGATCGGCCAGAGCATTCCGCGCGCCGAAGGCGATTACGAAGTGCACGCAGAAGCCGGCGATGCGGCCGATCGTCCGCGCGAGCAGCGCGGCCGTGAGCGTTCGCGTGGCGGACGCGGCAAGCCGCAACGCGGCGGCCGCGATCGTGAGCGCAGCCACGAGCCGCGCGAAGCGCGTGGCGAGGCAAGGCACTCGGCGGAAGCACGGCCCGCCGCCGAGGCGAGGCCTGCACGCGAGGCAAGGCCTCCGCGCGAAGCCAGGCCATCATCCGAACCGCGTCATGGTGCGCGGGCGCAGGCCAACAATTCGCATGTGCCGTCGATCGGCCGTCCCGAGCCGCGCCGCCAGCGCGAGGTCGACACCGAGCCGGGCGATCACTCGCACCTGCCGGCGTTCCTGTTGCGGCCGGTTCGCTCCCCCGCAGGCGCCTGAAGCGCGACGCGCTTCCGGCTGGTTGAGACAGACTGCCGCACAATTTTTCAGACGCATTCGTGAACGTATATTTACGGGGCGTTCACAATCGTCCGTTAGCCTACGAACATAATTTAAGCATTGCTGCGGTCGATGGCGCACCGACCGCTGTGGGGTATGTTCCGTGGTCAAGGTTCTCGACGAACACGAACGCACGATGGCGTTCGCCGAAGTGGCGCTCGGCCAGATCCGCTCGCTCCGCCAAACCGCAATCCCCCGCAATTATGAGATCTGGTACGTCTACGCCACCGGCTACAACGCGCCGCTCAACAAGATCGTCAACGAGACGCTGGCGCGCCACGGCAAGCTGACCGAAGCCGATCTCGAGCAGATCTACGAGACCTACCTCTCCCACATCAAGACCACCGACCGCATCGACAAGGTCGGCGCGCGCGTCATCGGCGAGATCGACGACGTGATGCGGGTGCTCAGCGATGCGCTCGGGATGACCGGCTCCTACGATGCCAGCCTGTCGGGCGCATCCGAGAAGCTGTCGTCGGCCAAGAGCCGCGAGCAGATCAAGGCGATCGTCGAGACGCTGATACGTTCGACCAGTGAGATGCGCGAGACCAACAAGGCGCTCGAAGACCGGCTGACGCTGTCGAAGAACGAGATCAGCAATCTCCAGCAGAGCCTCGAGGCGATCCGCGCCGAAAGCCTGACCGACCCGCTCACGGGCCTCGGCAACCGCAAATATTTCGACCGCATGATCGGCATGGCGGTACAGAGTGCGCTCGCCTCGGGCGAACCGCTGTCGCTGCTGTTGTTCGACATCGATCACTTCAAGTCGTTCAACGATTCCTACGGCCATCTCACCGGCGACCAGGTGCTGCGGCTCGTCGGCCTGTCGCTGAAGCAGACCATCAAGGGCCAGGACATCACCGCCCGTTACGGCGGCGAGGAATTCGCGGTGGTGCTGCCCAACACCGCGCTGCGCCAGGCCCTCACCGTCGCCGATCACATCCGCCGCGCGGTGATGGCGAAGGAATTGAAGAAGAAATCGACCGGCGAGATTCTCGGCCGCGTCACCATCTCCGTCGGCGTTTCCATGCTCAAGCAGGGCGACGACACCGACGCGCTGATCGAGCGTGCGGACGCCTGCCTCTACGCCGCCAAGCGCAACGGCCGCAACCGCGTGATCTGCGAAGCCGATCCGGAATTCGCGGTCGAGAGCCACAGCCGGGTGGCATAGGTTTTCAGCAACTGCCGTAGGGTGGGCAAAGGCGCGCAGCGCCGTGCCCACCAGCAATGCCTCCGATGGAGCGATGTCCGTTGGTGGGCACGCTTCCCTTTGCCCACCCTACGGCGCCGCCGCTTGACATTCTTCCAGGGCGAACAACTTCTGAGGCTGCAATTTCGGCCCCCCGCACCCGCCCGCGAGGACTTGTCGCCGTGCCCAATCCCCATGACTTCCATACGCCGCAACCGTCGTACACCAGAGACGAGCTGCTGAGATCGAGCGAAGGCGGCTACTTCGGCCCGGGCAATGCGCAATTGCCGGCCCCGCCGATGCTGATGATGGACCGCATCACCGAGATCAGCCTCGACGGCGGCGAATTCGGCAAGGGCCATATCGTCGGCGAACTGGGATCACGCCAGGCCACTGGTTCTTCGATTGCCATTTTCGCGGTGACGCGATGATGCCGCCTTCTCTGGGCCTCGACGCCATGTGGCAGATGGTCGGCTATTGGCTCGGCTGGCCGGGCAAGGGCCGCGCCATCGGCGTCGGCGACGTGGAGTGCACGGGCACGATCACGCCCGACACAAAGAGCGTGCGCTACGAAGTCGCGATGCGCATGGTCCGGCGCGGCAAACTGGTGCTCGGGATCGCCGACGGCCGCGTGCTTGCGGACGGCGT is a genomic window of Bradyrhizobium sp. CB1717 containing:
- a CDS encoding GGDEF domain-containing protein, with product MVKVLDEHERTMAFAEVALGQIRSLRQTAIPRNYEIWYVYATGYNAPLNKIVNETLARHGKLTEADLEQIYETYLSHIKTTDRIDKVGARVIGEIDDVMRVLSDALGMTGSYDASLSGASEKLSSAKSREQIKAIVETLIRSTSEMRETNKALEDRLTLSKNEISNLQQSLEAIRAESLTDPLTGLGNRKYFDRMIGMAVQSALASGEPLSLLLFDIDHFKSFNDSYGHLTGDQVLRLVGLSLKQTIKGQDITARYGGEEFAVVLPNTALRQALTVADHIRRAVMAKELKKKSTGEILGRVTISVGVSMLKQGDDTDALIERADACLYAAKRNGRNRVICEADPEFAVESHSRVA